In Beijerinckia indica subsp. indica ATCC 9039, the genomic window TCCTCGGTCGCGCCCTGGTTCTGGCCATAGCTCTGCGTCTTGGCGAGATCCTTGGCGCCGATGCCCGCGGAATCAGTGCCGGCCGTTGGCACATGCGCCCCGGTGATCGCTTCCTGGACGGAAGGGTCGTCCTCTGTGATCGATGATGGCGTCCGCGCCGATTGCGCGGCGGCTTTCTGGCGCGGATCGCCCTTCGGTTGCGCCATTTTGGGTTGCGAGAGTTCCTCCGATTTTTCAGGCGTGACGAGAATATCGCCCCGATGCTCGCGGCCGATCACGCGGTCCGCGTCGGCGAGCGTCTCGGCCCAGGATTTTCCAGGCGGTTTGCAGGTGCAGGCGGGATCGAAGGTTTTTTGATATTTCGACGCATTGGGCAGGTCCGTATAGGGCGTGCCGTCGAGCGCGACAGCGGTCGAAATATCTTTGGACGGCGAGCGCGTATAGACGCCCACCTCGACATTCGGGCAAAGGGCCTGGCAGACTTCAAGCAGCCCTTCGCCGTCATCATCATGGCGCAGGGAGAGATTGGTCGGGAAGAAACCGCCATCGCATGTGCGCACGCAAACCGCCTGTGCGCCCCGTTTGGGACCGGTTTGCTCCTCGATTTGAGGCCGTTGCGCCTCGACTGGCGCTTGGGGGACCGGCGGCGGCGGTTCCGGATTGATGCCGAACAAGGTTTCGAAGAAACCTCGCTCGCGCGGCTGGCCACCACGGCAATAGTAATTATAGGCTTGGACGAGATTGGCCTTGGCGGAATTTTCGGGAGCCTGGCTCGCGGCCGCTTGCATCTGGCTCATGCTGGCCTGCAATTGTTCGAGCCTTGCATTGATGCCGGGGCATTGCGGCGGTTG contains:
- a CDS encoding DUF2865 domain-containing protein; the encoded protein is MSPLLPGQMADGRPAEAHERFAMHRCLPALFRLDSKAVCQRGTKIMRLRKAGLIAYGLVLTASLTIGSTPSAAQPVDCNRLQAQIAASDSHRAQNPYAAALQKQRSEYDHLTHSARSLGCDRQQFAFFGAPQPPQCPGINARLEQLQASMSQMQAAASQAPENSAKANLVQAYNYYCRGGQPRERGFFETLFGINPEPPPPVPQAPVEAQRPQIEEQTGPKRGAQAVCVRTCDGGFFPTNLSLRHDDDGEGLLEVCQALCPNVEVGVYTRSPSKDISTAVALDGTPYTDLPNASKYQKTFDPACTCKPPGKSWAETLADADRVIGREHRGDILVTPEKSEELSQPKMAQPKGDPRQKAAAQSARTPSSITEDDPSVQEAITGAHVPTAGTDSAGIGAKDLAKTQSYGQNQGATEEAAGPDGVKRHVRIVGPLL